The Drosophila sulfurigaster albostrigata strain 15112-1811.04 chromosome 3, ASM2355843v2, whole genome shotgun sequence genomic sequence TACAATGTTCAGGTTTTGGCATGCATATACATTTGCCTAATGGCAGATAGCCTTTGACTGGGTCTTGACTTAATAACGGGTCTCAACGCTAGGGGATTTTGGGGGTGGGACTGGAGGAGTGCGATGCAGCTGGAAAGTTGTGTAGGCGCTGAACCAGGAACGTAATCGGTTGATTAGATGGCAACTTAGTTCCGTTTTTAGATTGCTTTAGCATATGCGTCTTATAAATCGGGTTAATGGGATCAATAGCTATTTCAGTATACCAAATCCgcaatatttttagaattccTTGTCGtactttgatttgtttatataatggACAACACGGCAGTCAGGTATAGGGACTTGTTATTGAAAACCCGCCCACCTAATCTCATTAAATCGCGCTCTAATCAACTGTTTATAGTTTGCCCGAGAAAACCCCAAGCTAACAGTCGCGCCGTCtaaataaaacagcaaaaaggTCTAGTAAAAATGCATGCGTTGTGGTTTATTTGTCGATTTGTTTTCCGATTATCAATTGGTTTAATGATTTTTTCGAATGTAGATTTGTGGCATAGCTCATTCGCGATTAGTTAACATTTGTTTTCAGCGTGTTCCCAGAGGCAAAGGCTTGGAGCTGAACCCTCGAACTGAGATGAGATAATTGAGCATTGCACATGCAATGTGAGTGACACTTTGCAGTTTCCATTCCTCACCGCATCCACACATGGCTTACAAACATATTACTTATCGGCAAGGTTTAGGGGTTTGTTGGTCCATGTCGTTGGCCACATCACCTTCGATTCGTACACTATCTCTAATCAATCTCGGCTCATCAAAGCACAGTGTTGGGTCTGAAATTtactacaaaaaattgttgacaAAGCTATTTGAGGTGAAAGATGGGTGTGTTCTTACAAGTGATAAGTCACTTGAAGGCGTTGATCGTATATTGATAACCCGCATAgttgaaaagtttatttatttactgttACATCCTATAGAATAGATTAAAAAATACGAAActgttttttatataatgactagtaaatatattaaactatttGACACTCTGTTATTTAAATGTGTGAAATGAACCGCCAATGACTAAAACAATTAATCGacactaaaaatattgatgtcgacaaatttatttttatttatttttagaaactTATAGCCATTTTGGGTTTGATTTCCGTTATTGGCATTTTATTAGCGTGAATATTGAACGAATTTGTGAAAATCGAGATCTATTgcagcaaataattttaaaattctattcCTCCGTTTTTTTAAACTTCTGGCAGCACTGGTGCGCAAGTCCACTAAAAGTTATCGATATAATTGTGCAGTTGTGGTGGCAGTCGATAACTTGTTGTCATTCCTAAAACGCTAGtatacaaaatcaaaacaattagTTGAACCATTTTTCACAAGGATGGTAAGTAACCCTCTcgttgcatatttattaattaatattcaaacaTTTAGAGTAAACTGATTGAGTGGCATTTCATACATTTCTGGAATGAGTTTAATAGATGAggacaataataatagtgcTGCATGCAAACAAATGCATTGATTGGCACTTCTCTGCTCTAGTAGTAGTTGTGATCCATGCCTGCGGCGCCCGAGACAATCGCCACTGTCTCCGGGAAACCCTGTGAATCCTGTGAGCGCTTGCCACCCCACGAGTGGAAACGCTGCTTCTTGCCAAGCACAACCGAATTTCGTTTATCGTCGCGCTGCAACTTGAAGCGACAACGCTCGATGACGGCATCCCGAATGATGGTCGCAAACTCCACGTCGTTGAACTGGGCCATCAGCAGCTTGAAGAAAGCCCAGATTTCACCTCGCTGCGATGTTGGTGGTGGCGCATATTGATGGAACAACCAGGCATCAGACATAGAGCTGTCCTCGGCCGTGACAGGACGTGCATTGTACGCATCACAAACATCCTCAAAGCTAAGGATGGCCTGGAGTATGAACTTGCGATACTTGGCCAGCTGGAGCTCACAGGTGTTCAGCTGCTGATCCGTAGATGGGTTCGTGGGCAACGCATAGGATTGCCTGCAGATGGCCAACAGCAAGAGCACACGCCAAATTTGCAACATTCTGAGTCTTTTCGCTGGGATTTATCCTCGTTGGAACAGGAAATATGGCGCGTTCTAGTAGATTAGCAATGAGCAACTGTGCAGGCAATTGGCACATCCAATGTCCTTATATACGCGCCAAGTGACAAGGCTGTCCACACCATTCCATATCAACCACCCACTTGACGGCTGTCAACTTTGAagttcataaaataattataaaacgtTCGTCGTTTACATTTCTAAACCGTTACACACGGCTAAAGAGCGAGTCCTAATAAGCGACGCCGCCTTTTTTGGATCTGGAGGTGGAGAAGAAGGATTCCGGCAACAAGTGTCATAAATTTACGGCGTGCTCTTAAGCTACTAACTGCTGGTCGTTagtatttcgtatttgttgtttattttttttgctcccccgttgaaaatttattaatcCTGGCCATAGATAAACGTGACGCGCACTTGCAAACTGTTGAAATGCTGCTTCGAGTTTTGCCTTATATGTTACAAGCTGTTCATTAGCTTGTGGCTGTCACCCCCATTCCCCATTCACCCCATTTACCCCACTCCATTGCAATTGTGCAACCCTTTTTGGGGGCGGCTGCCGTTTGTCGAGACAGTTGCTGAATGTACGAGTACAAATTGCTTGCTGATTAGCAGGCAAGCGTATGAAATTAATCATATGCAAATATGCTACACTTTACGCATTTCTTTCACTCGAACTTCTGGTTTAGCCCACTTGTTGCGGACCCCGGCTCTTTAATTTACTCGGAACGTGACGAAAACGCCCGTTGAGACGTTGGCGTTGCCTTCCCACATATAACTCTTTTAGCCGGTTGTCACATATCTTACAGatacttttctttctttctgtatTTGTAGAAGTTTCGCTTCTGCTGTGAAGGCGATTGTCCTGATTGGGTATTAGCTGAAATCATTTCCACCCTCTCCAATCTGAGTATCGACAACTTGGAGCAATTGGCGCAACTAGTGGCCAAGCGCATTACTGGCGAACCATTCGAGGTAAGCATTATTTGAAGAGAATGCAAACAGTATCTCTAAAtatcttcaatttatttgcaggAGAGCGCTATTCGGACACTTACTTCTGGTGTAACAGATGATGGTAAAACTGCTGTCGCCTGTGTGCATTATATGCTCACCAATGCAGCTCGTTACGGCTGCTCCGAGAAGATCTTTAACGTGGAAATACAACAGCTCGGCTTGCCCAAGGATCACGCGGCAGCCATGTGTCGTGTTCTGCACACACATGCCGATGCCATACGACAGAAACTTATAGATAAAGCGTTTAGAAGTAGGTCATGGCACATATCTTTTACCATATTCTGTtgtaataacattttatttgcattttcagtTAATGAACTGCAGAGCGTTCGAAATGTTACCTCGCTGGGGGAGACACCCCAAAATTGTGCCACCTTGGAACTGAAAATCTCGCAAGAATTGGTCGATGGACTACCCAAAGATACCACGCATACTGTAAATATTGAGTGCGCTCAGTTGGGAGCTCTGCTCGACGAAATGAAATTGGCCCGTGATATAATGcttaaatacgaaaataaagaaaatgcgTAGACTTATTTACCGAATTTAATCGGTGGGTTAAAACCCTTTTTTTCAACTCAGAAACTGCCGacaaatgtgaaatttattttatttgattaacacaatattttttttactcaaattaacaaatttttagtttttgaaaatatgtatttaaatatgttggCTTAGTATTTTCAGTGTTTTAATACCAAAAGGTAGCCACAGTCAAGTTTTCAACCAGGGAATTTGGAAATTTTGCATGCGCAAGAATTTCTCGAATAGATGTCGCATTCGCTAAAGGTTTGAGTCTCTGCTAATGTTGCCAACGCTTTGGGAGGGAATTAGTATTGCCAACTTTCCCAAGGAAAGGAACAGTTGCTGCCACGGTTGCCAttccaaaaacaatttttgtaccaaaatttggaaaaaatgtaccaattttATCAAAAATGTACCACACGAAATAAGTGTTTACGTAGTGGGCCTTACAAtggcgcatacatattttttcaattatccACTTTActttatgtggtatattagtatatttttaaacatatgTAAAAAGGCGTCACATTcaaaaaaatagttatttCCTATCACATCGTTTTCGCGTCAATCGGCTATTCTTCACTTGTTTATAACAGTTccaaaaatagaaagaaaagaagacAACCGATTATAATATAACTGAACTGACTTGTACcaagaaatatgtaaattatcCAGCTGGTACGCAGCTAACTTTTAAGCAGTCCACTGCTTGGAGCACTACTTATATGGGAACTGCTTACAACTGCTTCCAAAGaaagaattcaaattaagTTCACTGCTTGGATCACTGCTTATATGGTAACCGCTTACAACTGCTTCCAAAGAAAGAATTCAAATTATGTAACGGTTTTGTAAGCTGAAGTTTCAAAACAAAGTAATATACTATACTTCCATGGTAGaacatattgaaattaattaaaataaactaaaatagaaagataaaataacattttaaggTCCTTAAATGGTATCTTACCCGATTTGGCAGAGTTGTGGCCCATAAACAAATAtcctttttcaaaaattagCTAGAAATCGTAAATATCATGtcgcattttcaaaggacatatgtatattacgGAGATCGCTCGGATCAATTCTAACGATCTGCATCAACAAATAACGAGGTCAACTaagaatccaacacttgtaatttttccgACCGCAGCTGAAGAGGAAATGGTaagattttgcaatttgcaggATATCTCGAGAACTAAAAGGACGatttgaatgtcctttggTACGATGATAGATCCCTCCAAGATATTTCTTTTGACATATAATCCAcaaggatcagacaggatatgggcgagatataagctatttttTGTATAGAAAAAGGTCCTTATAACTTAGCTGTTTAAAGGACATTCGTCCGCTATgaccgccatgtccgccatgtccgcaatgtccgccatgtccgccatgtccgctgtgtccgcaatgtccgccatatCCGCCATGTCCGttgtgtccgccatgtccgctgtgtccgccatgtccgccatgtccgctgtgtccgccatgtccgccatgtccgctgtgttcgccatgtccgctatgaccgccatgtccgctgtgtccgccatgtccgctataaaataaaaatctggCTGAgttatgtataaataaataaataaataatgagcTGAGTCACGGTTGCcattcaaaaaaaattgtttgtaacaaaatttggaaaaaatgtaccaaatttaggaaaaatgtaccaaacatttttcacgaaagattttttgtatttgggcCTTACATTGGCGCAATGtaccaaagcaaaaaaaatgtaccagttttggtacatttgtaccgctgtgtccgctatgtccgctatgaccgccatgtccgccatgtccgccatgtccgctgtgtccgctatgaccgccatgtccgccatgtccgcaatgtccgccatgtccgccatgtccgctgtgtccgcaatgtccgccatatCCGCCATGTCCGttgtgtccgccatgtccgccatgtccgctgtgttcgccatgtccgccatgtccgctgtgtccgccatgtccgccatatccgctgtgtccgccatgtccgctgtgttcgccatgtccgccatgtccgctgtgttcgccatgtccgccatgtccgctatgaccgccatgtccgctgtgtccgctgtgtccgcaatgttcgccatgtccgccatgtccgctatgaccgccatgtccgccatgtccgccatgtccgccatgtccgccatgtccgctgtgtccgcaatgtccgccatatCCGCCATGTCCGttgtgtccgccatgtccgccatgtccgccatgtccgctgtgtccgccatgtccgccatgtccgctgtgtccgccatgtccgctgtgttcgccatgtccgccatgtccgctatgaccgccatgtccgctgtgtccgccatgtccgctaataaaatatttgaatataataattgaagtattattaaataactaataatcgcggggcgagaaaatttaataataataatctgcgtgtgatccgcgtgcgatccgcttgcgatccgcctgcgatccgcttgcgatccgcctgcgatccgcttgcgatccgcctgcgatccgcttgcgatccgcctgcgatccgcgtgcgatccgcgtgcgatccgcgtgcgatccgcgtgcgatccgcgtgcgatccgcgtgggatccgcctgcgatccgcgtgggatccgcctgcgatccgcgtgcgatccgcctgcgatccgcctgcgatccgcgtgcgatccgcctgcgatccgcgtgcgatccgcctgcgatccgtttgcgattcgcttgcgatccgcttgcgatccgcctgcgatccgcttgcgatccgcctgcgatccgcgtgcgatccgcgtgcgatccgcctgcgatccgcgtgcgatccgcctgcgatccgcgtgggatccgcgtgcgatccgcctgcgatccgcgtgggatccgcctgcgatccgcgtgggatccgcgtgcgatccgcctgcgatccgcgtgggATCCGCCTGTGATCCGCGTgggatccgcctgcgatccgcgtgcgatccgcctgcgatccgcgtgggatccgcctgcgatccgcgtgcgatccgtgtgcgatccgcgtgcgatccgcctgcgatccgcctgcgatccgcgtgcgatccgcgtgcgatctattcgcctgcgattcaccCGCAATTCGCgcgcgattcgctcgcgattattagttatttaataatacttcaattataatattcaaatatttttaaaatataacataaatataacataagtttaCCAGTGTTAGTCATGgttcaatttctaactgatacaaaatccgcctgcgatccgcctgcgatccgcctgcgatccgcctgcgatccgcctgcgatccgcctgcgatccgcttgcgatccgcctgcgatccgcgtgcgatccgcgtgggATCCGCGTGGGATCCGCctgtgatccgcctgcgatccgcgtgcgatccgcctgcgatccgcgtgggatccgcctgcgatccgcctgcgatccgcgtgcgatccgcctgcgatccgcctgcgatccgcgtgcgatctattcgcctgcgattcaccCGCGATTCGCgcgcgattcgctcgcgattattagttatttaataatacttcaattataatattcaaatatttttaaaatataacataaatataacataagtttaCCAGTGTTAGTCATGgttcaatttctaactgatacaaaatccgcctgcgatccgcgtgcgatccgcctgcgatccgcctgcgatccgcgtgggATCCGCCTGctatccgcgtgcgatccgcctgcgatccacctgcgatccgcgtgcgatccgcgtgcgatccgcctgcgatccgcctgcgatccgcctgcgatccgcctgcgatccgcctgcgatccgcgtgggatccgcctgcgatccgcgtgcgatccgcctgcgatccgcttgcgatccgcctgcgatccgcgtgggatccgcgtgcgatccgcctgcgatccgcctgcgatccgcgtgggatccgcctgcgatccgcctgcgatccgcgtgcgatctattcgcctgcgattcaccCGCGATTCGCgcgcgattcgctcgcgattattagttatttaataatacttcaattataatattcaaatatttttaaaatataacataaatataacataagtttaCCAGTGTTAGTCATGgttcaatttctaactgatacaaaatccgcctgcgatccgcgtgcgatccgcctgcgatccgcctgcgatccgcgtgggATCCGCCTGctatccgcgtgcgatccgcctgcgatccacctgcgatccgcgtgcgatccgcgtgcgatccgcctgcgatccgcctgcgatccgcctgcgatccgcctgcgatccgcctgcgatccgcgtgggatccgcctgcgatccgcgtgcgatccgcctgcgatccgcttgcgatccgcctgcgatccgcgtgggatccgcgtgcgatccgcgtgcgatccgcctgcgatccgcgtgggatccgcctgcgatccgcctgcgatccgcgtgcgatccgcctgcgatccgcctgcgatccgcgtgcgatctattcgcctgcgattcaccCGCGATTCGCgcgcgattcgctcgcgattattagttatttaataatacttcaattataatattcaaatatttttaaaatataacataaatataacataagtttaCCAGTGTTAGTCATGgttcaatttctaactgatacaaaatccgcctgcgatccgcgtgcgatccgcgtgcgatccgcctgcgatccgcctgcgatccgcctgcgatccgcgtgcgatctattcgcctgcgattcaccCGCGATTCGCgcgcgattcgctcgcgattattagttatttaataatacttcaattataatattcaaatatttttaaaatataacataaatataacataagtttaCCAGTGTTAGTCATGgttcaatttctaactgaTACAAAATCCggctgcgatccgcgtgcgatccgcctgcgatccgcctgcgatccgcgtgggATCCGCCTGctatccgcgtgcgatccgcctgcgatccacctgcgatccgcgtgcaatccgcttgcgatccgcctgcgatccgcgtgggatccgcctgcgatccgcgtgcgatccgcttgcgatccgcctgcgatccgcgtgcgatccgcgtgcgatccgcgtgcgatccgcgtgcgatccgcctgcgatccgcgtgcgatccgcgtgcgatccgcgtgcgatccgcgtgcgatctattcgcctgcgattcaccCGCGATTCGCgcgcgattcgctcgcgattattagttatttaataatacttcaattataatattcaaatatttttaaaatataacataaatataacataagtttaTCAGTGTTAGTCATGgttcaatttctaactgatacaaaatttgtgtctggtggaacagagatatttgttaaaataatatatgtgaacatacaattttatgaaaaaattaaatactaaaacaggcatattaaaaatgtaccaaaatgtaaaaaagttATCCAATAaaccaacgcataaaaaatataccagtcttggtacatttgtaccaaaagtggcaaccgtgCACATAGGATCGCAAGGTCGAACTCTATCGACCAAGATCAACAAAATGTGGGGTCATCTAAGATCtcaacatttgtaattttcgtCAGTCAGTCCGttctgtccgctctgtccgccatgtccgctgtgtccgccatgtccgccatgtccgctatgtccgccatgtccgctatgtccgccatgtccgccatgtccgccatgtccgccatgtccgctatgtccgccatgtccgccatgtccgccatgtccgccatgtccgcaatgtccgctatgtccgccatgtccgccatgtccgccatgtccgcaatgtccgctctgtccgcgatgtccgctatgtccgcgaTGTCCGTGGAACAGagccatttgttaaaataaaatgtgtgaacataaaattttatgaaaaatttaaatactagaacaggcatattaaaaatgtaccaaaacgtGAAACAgtgatccaatgtaccaacgcataaaaaacGAACCcgttttggtacatttgtagCAAAAGTGGCAGCCGTGGTTGCTgccatttgaataaaaatggaagaagggaaattacttattttcaattaattttatttagattaatttaaaataaaaagccaaTAAATGCTAATAGCCTTGTTGCTAGTCTTCGTAAAAAAAGCTGTAATATTTTGTAAGCaatagtttaatttatataaatataaactgaAAATTTGCGCCTAGGTCTtacgatatacatataatatgtatttaaggttttgttatttatatttgttatttcatgAAAGAATTAACAGAATTTATAACTCTGCAGtagtgtattttatatttgaaccGCTTTGAAGAAGACATTCTATTGTTTGTGCTCCCCCATTATATCCTAACATTATGATCAGATGAATTCTATGAGAATAATATAATCTAATACTATTTCATATGAGTTGTCGTTACGCTCTTATCGCCCACCCCAAATAAATTACAGTCATAAATGTCACCAAAAATCAACCACAGATTTAACCCTTTTTTGACCCAAAATTCCGAATGCTCTACCTCCGTAGAGAATTCAGCATGAACtgtataaaatttaatcaacTGGCGTGCAACCTGCGCAAGGACTTTTAACTACCTTTGcccaattattaattataagcTAACGTGCAGCgtaaataaagtgaaatttgttaataaaagaTGGGTAAAAAGTTAACCCTTTCTTCCTTAAAATACTCAACGCAGACAGAACCTCCCCAAACCATTTGATTCAATTGCTTTCCTTGCCTTATCATCCTCTTGGCCACGGCAATTACCGGCGCATCCTTTTGGTCCTTGACTGCGTGTGCAGGCCAggttattaaaaattatctgcagcagcaaaaaaaaagcacagcagcatcacaaagaaaaaaaaagaaaataataaaaatataaaaagaaatttcaattaaaaaacgcaaaaaagaataaattaattttgctaCAATTTCTAATTATGAGCAGCTGCGCAGCGTTAAATGTCAGGCCAAAAGTCGCGCTTagctgttttgttattgtcattttcattttttctttttttttgattccttttcaacaaatttggctgtattatattttcaattaaacttgaCCATGTCAAAAAGTCACGAAAGTCGCGAAGTTCTAGAGCGTGAGTACcctgtaaataaaatgtagtaAAAATGGTGtagttttttaaatgtattaaatggaatttaggaaatagatttttaaatgtttcaatttataaattatgtaagatttactgttttttttaaatagttcttaaaaaaatagattttttttttttagaatttttattatcttatatatataaatttctttggaactaatatatttttaggttTCTTACTGTCTCATATACTTCAGTTGCTCGCTGTACATTCAACTTTTGATTGCTGCGCTGCGTTTTTTTCTTGAGTTCAATTTTTTTCCGTCGGCCACATGTTGCTGACACTTGCAGAAGTCGCTGCTTGTCCCTGTTTTCAGTCTCCTCCCCCCATGTCCGATTTCTCCACTCTCATTTCAGTCTGCATTTGAGCTTTGATTTATGATTGCCTCTCTCCATTCGCCTTATGAACATTGTCACCTGTGCAAgccttaattaaattttctgttCAAGATTCCAATGAACTGCAGCATTGATTTTGTGCGTGTTTCCTAATCCAATATTATTGTGAGCGAGGTAAATAAGTGTACCAATTACTCAGGCAACTATTTGgctaacatttaattttagttgctGCTATTTGCGCAAAATCATATCCAAACATTTGTCAAGGTCCACAAAAGGAAAGGGACCTACATTTGGCACATTTGGGGGGAAAACAATTCGTGTAAACAAGGCGGCAATGTCAACAAAATGGGCGGCAATGTCACGTAATACAAGTTTTGGGTGGAGAAGTACGAGTACTCGCAATGCCAAGCGTGTAACGGCAACCAAAACTTGTTTGATGCCTGCCAAATAGCGAATGGTGACATGGGTAGTTTAAATAGTTTCTTAAAAAAACGATAgtttacaatttatacaagttttaattaaaacacaaCGTTTAagtaaaaatcgaaaaaaaaaatgataaagaTTGTGAAACATAAATATCtaatttgattataatttcataaattttggtGTATCCGCATAAAAGAGGTTCAAGTTTCTCTAAAAACTAAGAGGAATACCCTGTTTACGGATATATCCGTAAATGAAGTATTCACAGGAACAAATTTTCCAACAAATTCATATGTTGACAAACCCATAAGTTTTTTCAGAgtaattataaagaaataatttctttttatgcaattccaataagtaaaattttgtaaatattttcttcacatataattttataaaataaaattgaaatgtacatattttacatatgAGGAAAGTTTAGCTTACTAAACATTATTCCTCACAAATTTCCATATTTCTTAGGCAACCCTCGCAGCCTATATTGTACTAGGTACGTCATAGTCCCCCCTCCGCCTTTCACTTTGGCATTTGTAATCTTGCTCGCTGGCAACGCCCAAACATGTGTACCGTTTGTTTGGGACTCCTCTGCCCTTTCCTCGATCCGACGGCGCTGTCACATTACGCGCCTGTTACCATATCTTTACAACTGTATCTACAGATCGTCCTCAGCACAGCACTTACTATTCTCGTATGACAAAGCACAAAACTTAAAAACCGTATGCATGTGATTTGAGGACAATCCGCTACCCGCTACCCGCATCCCGCCAACCCACCAAATATCCGCCACCCATCGGGTGGATGAGACAACGCACAAGTGTcagcctttttttttttgcgtttggGTTTCTGTTTAACTCAATGAGTGTGTGGTCGAGGCTGGGAGTTTGCCGGATGGTGGTGAGCCTGCCGCCGTTTAGCAGCTAGTACTTCCGTACTTGTTCGTTCCGGTTTTTAGTTTAGCGCTCAATGTCAACCCCTGGTGGGTGGGCCACTTTAGCCACCCTTCGGATGTTTTTCCCTGTTTTTGGGGTCTTTCGCGTTCAAATGCCTGGAAACgctttttgactttttcaatTTGACTTTTGTGCATTTGTGTAGCCATGGTTCGAGCCTTATTCCCCCTTATGTGTAATAATGATATAAATGTTTCGCTAAATGCCTACGTATTTGGCACAAGTGGGAAGGGGAGACTTGCTCAGGGCATCATTTAATTTGATGAGGTTTTCAAGGGAAGACAAGGCAACATTCCGCGAAGGAATAACTATAGAGttcttataataatattaaatcttTACTTCGATTTTGAACAGATTCTTATAATCATATTAAGTATTGACTTCAATTTGGAAGAGATATGTCACATGTAGAgaattgatattaaatttttatatatataaatatatatagtaattacTAGAAATGaggttaatttaattaaagcttgcacacacaccaatagagatacatttaatattgtaCATTGCTCCCAAAA encodes the following:
- the LOC133843687 gene encoding leucokinin, which gives rise to MLQIWRVLLLLAICRQSYALPTNPSTDQQLNTCELQLAKYRKFILQAILSFEDVCDAYNARPVTAEDSSMSDAWLFHQYAPPPTSQRGEIWAFFKLLMAQFNDVEFATIIRDAVIERCRFKLQRDDKRNSVVLGKKQRFHSWGGKRSQDSQGFPETVAIVSGAAGMDHNYY
- the LOC133843686 gene encoding COMM domain-containing protein 4 isoform X1, whose protein sequence is MKFRFCCEGDCPDWVLAEIISTLSNLSIDNLEQLAQLVAKRITGEPFEESAIRTLTSGVTDDGKTAVACVHYMLTNAARYGCSEKIFNVEIQQLGLPKDHAAAMCRVLHTHADAIRQKLIDKAFRINELQSVRNVTSLGETPQNCATLELKISQELVDGLPKDTTHTVNIECAQLGALLDEMKLARDIMLKYENKENA
- the LOC133843686 gene encoding COMM domain-containing protein 4 isoform X2 — encoded protein: MLTNAARYGCSEKIFNVEIQQLGLPKDHAAAMCRVLHTHADAIRQKLIDKAFRINELQSVRNVTSLGETPQNCATLELKISQELVDGLPKDTTHTVNIECAQLGALLDEMKLARDIMLKYENKENA